Proteins from a single region of Pseudopedobacter saltans DSM 12145:
- a CDS encoding bactofilin family protein, producing MFQKQKRQQNEQKASSINIVGEGTEIKGNLATKGDIRVDGTIVGDVISKAKVVIGAVGEVIGNIYAYSAEISGVVTGNIAVGENLFLKQTAKVNGNISSNKLVIENGADFSGFCQTGVTDTSSIFDAKEESTREKEAIS from the coding sequence ATGTTTCAAAAACAAAAAAGACAACAGAACGAGCAAAAGGCTAGCTCTATAAATATTGTTGGCGAAGGAACAGAAATAAAAGGAAATTTGGCAACAAAAGGTGACATCCGTGTAGATGGTACTATAGTTGGTGACGTAATTTCAAAAGCTAAAGTTGTTATTGGGGCTGTAGGGGAAGTAATAGGGAATATTTATGCCTATTCTGCAGAGATATCGGGTGTTGTCACAGGAAATATTGCCGTTGGAGAGAACCTGTTTTTAAAGCAGACGGCTAAAGTTAATGGAAACATTTCTTCTAATAAATTGGTTATAGAAAATGGTGCCGACTTTAGCGGTTTTTGTCAAACAGGAGTAACAGATACAAGTTCTATTTTTGATGCAAAAGAAGAATCCACAAGAGAAAAAGAAGCAATTTCTTAA
- a CDS encoding M23 family metallopeptidase has translation MAKRKKLITRLKEKYKLVVLNDNTFEEKISFRASLWYLIMGTGAFAIVLIFLTLLIIKMTPLKQYLIGVSDISSQREIVNAYMKIDSLTKLSHQNDIYLENIRNVINGNVEGKVQSKGEDKDDSKSDKLLNSKISKEELELRKLIESESQFDLNVEQAGSENKKGVNAFTFFSPIKGNVTEHFDKNGSHFGIDIAAKKNENIKAVLEGTVVFSSFTPETGNVIAIQHRDNMISFYKHCSALLKKTGSFVRAGDVIAVVGNTGEYTTGPHLHFELWMNGSPVNPEKFMNF, from the coding sequence ATGGCCAAAAGAAAAAAGCTCATAACACGATTAAAAGAAAAATATAAATTGGTTGTATTAAACGATAATACTTTTGAGGAAAAGATTTCTTTTAGAGCTTCGTTATGGTATCTGATTATGGGAACGGGAGCTTTTGCCATTGTTTTGATATTTTTAACATTGCTTATTATAAAAATGACTCCATTGAAGCAATATCTGATAGGTGTCTCCGACATTTCTTCTCAAAGAGAAATAGTTAATGCATATATGAAAATAGATTCATTAACCAAGTTGAGTCATCAAAATGATATCTATTTAGAAAATATAAGAAATGTAATTAATGGAAATGTTGAAGGTAAGGTTCAATCGAAAGGTGAAGATAAAGACGACTCTAAAAGTGATAAGCTGTTAAATAGTAAAATATCCAAAGAGGAATTGGAATTGCGGAAGCTTATAGAATCCGAAAGTCAGTTTGATCTTAACGTAGAACAAGCAGGCAGTGAAAATAAGAAAGGAGTTAATGCCTTTACTTTTTTCAGTCCAATAAAAGGAAATGTAACCGAGCATTTTGATAAAAATGGATCTCATTTCGGAATTGATATTGCAGCAAAAAAGAATGAAAACATAAAAGCAGTATTAGAAGGAACAGTTGTATTTTCTTCATTTACTCCCGAAACGGGTAATGTTATCGCAATTCAGCATAGAGATAATATGATTTCTTTCTATAAGCATTGTTCTGCATTATTAAAAAAGACCGGTAGTTTTGTTAGAGCCGGGGACGTAATAGCAGTAGTTGGGAATACAGGGGAATATACAACTGGCCCTCATTTACATTTCGAACTCTGGATGAACGGTAGTCCTGTGAATCCAGAAAAATTTATGAATTTTTAA
- a CDS encoding AtpZ/AtpI family protein, with translation MQKKNPQEKKKQFLNSANSYVKYSALAFQMIGIIGICTFIGYKIDEYQQNKTPVVTGLLSLVGVIIALCTVFRDLLNKKP, from the coding sequence ATGCAAAAGAAGAATCCACAAGAGAAAAAGAAGCAATTTCTTAATTCTGCAAATAGCTACGTCAAGTATTCTGCATTAGCATTTCAAATGATAGGCATAATTGGAATATGTACTTTCATAGGATATAAAATAGACGAGTATCAGCAAAACAAAACGCCAGTTGTCACTGGTTTACTCAGTTTGGTAGGCGTTATAATAGCTTTATGTACAGTTTTTAGAGATTTATTAAATAAAAAGCCGTAA